One segment of Thermodesulfovibrio sp. 3907-1M DNA contains the following:
- a CDS encoding transketolase: MVNIEVLKEKARQLRVEIVKMLAQAGSGHTGGSLSAADIVTALYFYKMRHDPKNPQWQNRDRFVLSKGHAAPVLYAALALSGYFDKSLLGTLRRLGSPLQGHPCCRELPGIEVSTGSLGQGLSVACGMALGLKLDRIPARVYCLLGDGEIQEGQVWEAAMTASHYKLDNLCAIIDHNNLQIDGACTEVMNIKPLEPKFTAFGWNVLTIDGHNMQEIVDALNEAEKIKEKPTMIVANTVKGRGVSIFEGKVQYHGVAPTPEELEIALKELKDGQN; the protein is encoded by the coding sequence TTGGTAAACATAGAAGTCTTAAAGGAAAAGGCGAGGCAATTAAGAGTTGAGATTGTTAAAATGCTTGCTCAGGCAGGCTCCGGGCATACAGGAGGAAGCCTTTCTGCAGCAGATATTGTAACTGCTCTTTATTTTTATAAGATGAGACATGATCCGAAAAATCCTCAATGGCAGAATCGTGACAGATTTGTTCTTTCAAAAGGTCATGCTGCACCAGTTCTTTATGCTGCACTGGCTCTTTCAGGATATTTTGACAAATCCCTTCTTGGTACATTGAGAAGGCTTGGCTCTCCTCTTCAGGGACATCCCTGCTGCAGAGAATTGCCAGGGATTGAAGTTTCAACAGGCTCTCTCGGTCAGGGACTTTCTGTTGCCTGTGGAATGGCTCTTGGACTAAAGCTTGACAGAATTCCTGCAAGAGTTTACTGCCTTTTAGGAGATGGAGAAATACAGGAAGGTCAGGTATGGGAAGCTGCTATGACTGCTTCTCATTATAAACTGGATAATCTCTGTGCCATTATTGATCACAACAATCTTCAGATTGATGGAGCATGCACAGAGGTAATGAACATAAAGCCTTTAGAACCCAAATTCACTGCCTTTGGCTGGAATGTATTAACAATAGACGGTCATAATATGCAGGAAATCGTAGATGCCTTGAATGAAGCTGAAAAAATAAAGGAGAAACCAACAATGATTGTGGCGAATACTGTTAAAGGAAGAGGAGTTTCAATATTTGAAGGAAAAGTTCAGTATCATGGAGTAGCTCCCACGCCTGAGGAGCTTGAAATTGCGCTTAAGGAGTTGAAAGATGGGCAAAACTGA
- the polA gene encoding DNA polymerase I yields the protein MQEIYLLDGSCFIYRAYHAIKGLSNSRGIPTNAVYGFTRMLLKLLKEKNIEYMLCAFDSHHPTKRHKIYEEYKITRPETPKDLPVQIEYIKEIVDALGVKRIEIPGYEADDIIASVIFKLQPSAFFYIVSLDKDMLQLVSQNVKIYDPFNNIIVDEKYVINKYGISPEKLNDFMAMVGDAIDNIPGVKGIGEKTALELLKRYGSVENIIKNLDIIKPSKVAEILRKNIEAVKLSKELVILKKDAPIEIKLEELKIKEQNREKLAEIFRELEFTSLLKQTMQLYIKPQIEKSENKKTDVQTLFEKIKERGIFSASIHENALNVGINRDVYEIFLDDSELILSCPALKVLFNVKETLRRLKNSCIRLEPPYFDLMIAAYLINPNRGKYNFDELVLEYLGKFYDDSEKSVVYMLELYEKLKEELKEKELEKLYFDIEMPLIEVLFHMEEAGIKVDLEKLEALTRVVSTEIDKIKEKIYRIAGTEFNINSPRQLAEILYDRLGLKSRKRGKKARSTEMEVLEELATKHELPQEVINYRTLNKLLTAYLIPLRDCINPETQRIHTKWSQTVAGTGRLISSEPNLQNIPIKGQWAEFLREVFIPEDGYLFLSADYSQIELRLLAHMSEDASLVKAFHEGKDIHRATASEIFSIPEEAVTEDHRRIAKTVNFGISYGISPFGLSDSIKIPYEKAQELIDLYFLRYPMVKRFIEETISFARKNGYVRTLFGRIRPLPEINSPNQFLRMQAERIAVNAPIQGTAADIIKIAMIRIYRHLKTKNMNAKLILQIHDEIVLEVQESIIEDVKEIVQNEMKNFDLKVPLEVNIFTGRNLNL from the coding sequence ATGCAAGAAATTTATCTGCTTGATGGAAGCTGCTTTATTTACAGAGCATATCATGCCATAAAGGGATTAAGTAACAGTCGTGGTATTCCAACAAATGCTGTTTATGGTTTTACAAGAATGCTTCTTAAGCTTCTTAAAGAAAAAAATATTGAATACATGCTCTGCGCATTTGACAGTCATCATCCAACAAAAAGGCATAAGATATATGAAGAGTATAAAATAACAAGACCTGAGACACCCAAGGACTTGCCTGTCCAGATTGAATATATAAAAGAGATTGTTGATGCTTTGGGTGTCAAAAGAATAGAAATTCCCGGATACGAAGCCGATGACATAATAGCCTCTGTCATCTTTAAACTTCAGCCTTCAGCCTTTTTTTATATCGTTAGCCTTGACAAAGACATGCTACAGCTTGTCTCGCAGAATGTAAAAATCTATGATCCTTTCAATAACATTATAGTTGACGAAAAATATGTCATTAATAAATACGGAATTTCTCCTGAAAAACTTAATGATTTTATGGCTATGGTTGGTGACGCTATTGACAACATTCCAGGAGTAAAAGGAATTGGAGAAAAAACAGCTTTAGAGCTTTTAAAGAGATATGGCTCTGTAGAAAACATCATTAAAAATCTTGATATTATAAAACCTTCAAAAGTGGCAGAAATTTTAAGAAAAAACATTGAAGCTGTCAAGCTCAGTAAAGAACTTGTAATTTTAAAAAAGGATGCTCCTATTGAAATTAAGCTTGAGGAGCTTAAAATAAAGGAACAGAACAGGGAAAAACTTGCTGAGATTTTTCGTGAACTTGAATTCACAAGCCTTCTAAAGCAGACAATGCAACTTTATATAAAGCCTCAGATAGAAAAGTCAGAAAACAAAAAAACTGATGTTCAAACATTATTTGAGAAAATTAAAGAAAGAGGAATTTTTTCAGCATCAATTCATGAAAATGCTCTTAATGTTGGTATTAATAGAGATGTCTATGAAATATTCCTTGATGATTCAGAATTGATTTTGTCCTGTCCAGCATTAAAGGTGTTATTCAATGTAAAAGAAACACTTAGGAGATTGAAAAATTCATGCATCAGACTTGAGCCTCCTTACTTTGATCTTATGATAGCAGCATATCTTATAAATCCAAACAGAGGTAAATATAATTTTGATGAGCTTGTGCTTGAATATCTTGGCAAATTCTATGATGATTCTGAAAAATCCGTTGTTTACATGCTTGAACTTTATGAAAAGTTAAAGGAGGAATTAAAAGAAAAGGAGCTTGAAAAGCTTTATTTTGATATTGAGATGCCTCTTATTGAAGTGCTCTTCCACATGGAGGAAGCAGGAATAAAGGTTGATCTTGAAAAACTTGAAGCTCTTACCAGAGTTGTCTCTACAGAGATTGATAAAATCAAGGAAAAAATTTACAGAATTGCAGGGACAGAGTTCAATATTAACTCGCCAAGACAGCTCGCAGAAATTTTATATGACAGGCTTGGACTTAAGAGCAGAAAGAGAGGTAAAAAGGCTCGTTCAACAGAAATGGAGGTTCTTGAAGAGCTTGCCACAAAGCATGAACTGCCTCAGGAAGTAATCAATTATCGCACGCTAAATAAGCTTTTGACAGCTTATTTAATCCCTCTCAGAGATTGTATAAATCCTGAAACACAAAGAATTCATACAAAATGGTCTCAAACCGTAGCAGGAACAGGAAGACTCATAAGCAGTGAGCCTAATTTACAGAATATTCCTATAAAGGGACAATGGGCAGAGTTCTTAAGAGAAGTCTTTATCCCTGAAGATGGATATCTGTTTCTAAGTGCTGATTATTCGCAGATTGAGTTAAGACTTCTGGCTCATATGAGTGAAGATGCCTCTTTAGTTAAAGCATTTCATGAAGGAAAGGATATTCACAGAGCAACAGCATCTGAGATCTTTTCAATACCTGAAGAAGCTGTTACAGAGGATCATAGAAGAATTGCAAAGACCGTAAATTTCGGCATTTCTTATGGAATAAGTCCCTTTGGACTGTCTGACTCAATAAAAATTCCCTATGAAAAGGCTCAGGAACTGATTGATCTGTATTTTTTAAGATATCCAATGGTGAAAAGATTTATTGAAGAAACAATTTCCTTTGCAAGAAAAAATGGCTACGTAAGAACTCTTTTTGGAAGAATTCGCCCCCTGCCAGAAATTAACAGCCCAAATCAGTTTTTAAGAATGCAGGCAGAAAGAATAGCAGTCAACGCTCCTATTCAGGGAACTGCAGCAGACATTATAAAAATTGCAATGATAAGAATATACAGACATCTTAAAACCAAGAATATGAATGCAAAGCTCATTCTTCAGATTCACGATGAGATAGTGCTTGAAGTGCAAGAAAGTATCATTGAAGATGTTAAAGAAATTGTCCAGAATGAGATGAAAAATTTTGATCTCAAAGTGCCTCTTGAGGTCAACATTTTTACAGGTAGAAATCTGAATCTATAA
- a CDS encoding transketolase family protein: MGKTECSCLLDVSQVYGKEMATRDAYGITLVELGKKNPNIVVLDADLSCSTKTAKFAKAFPEKFFNIGIAEQDMIGVAAGLALTGKIPFASTFAIFATGRAWEQIRQTVCYSYANVKIVATHGGITVGEDGATHQAVEDIALMRVIPRMSVIVPADAYETAQAIAVAAEYSGPVYIRLGRAKVPSVMPESYKFQIGKSHLFRVGKDVNIIANGIMVSEALKASEILNKEGIDTGVANFSSVKPLDTEALIKIAKSSKLIVTAEEHSIIGGLGSAVAEFVSENYPVAVKRIGIKDTFGCSGSWKELLKFYGLTAENIVQTVKDFFKR, translated from the coding sequence ATGGGCAAAACTGAATGCAGTTGCCTATTGGATGTGTCTCAGGTTTATGGAAAAGAGATGGCAACAAGAGATGCCTATGGCATTACACTGGTTGAACTGGGGAAGAAAAATCCCAATATAGTCGTTCTTGATGCTGATTTAAGCTGTTCAACGAAGACTGCCAAGTTCGCAAAAGCCTTTCCAGAAAAATTTTTTAACATTGGAATTGCTGAACAGGATATGATTGGAGTGGCTGCTGGACTGGCTCTTACAGGAAAAATACCTTTTGCCTCCACCTTTGCAATCTTTGCCACTGGAAGAGCATGGGAGCAGATTAGGCAGACTGTCTGTTATTCCTATGCCAATGTAAAAATTGTTGCAACCCATGGAGGAATTACAGTTGGAGAGGATGGAGCAACTCATCAGGCAGTTGAGGACATTGCACTTATGCGAGTTATTCCAAGAATGAGCGTAATTGTACCTGCTGATGCCTATGAAACTGCACAGGCTATAGCAGTAGCAGCAGAATACTCCGGACCGGTTTACATAAGACTTGGGAGAGCAAAGGTCCCTTCAGTAATGCCTGAAAGCTATAAGTTTCAGATTGGAAAATCTCATTTATTCAGAGTTGGCAAAGATGTAAATATAATAGCCAATGGAATAATGGTCTCAGAAGCGTTAAAAGCTTCAGAAATACTGAATAAAGAAGGTATTGACACAGGTGTGGCAAACTTTTCCTCTGTAAAGCCTCTTGATACGGAAGCATTAATAAAAATTGCAAAATCGTCAAAATTAATTGTAACCGCAGAGGAACACTCAATAATAGGAGGTCTTGGTTCAGCTGTTGCTGAGTTTGTTTCTGAAAACTATCCTGTGGCTGTAAAAAGAATTGGAATAAAGGATACATTTGGTTGTTCTGGCTCGTGGAAAGAATTGCTTAAATTTTATGGGCTTACAGCAGAAAACATTGTTCAAACAGTGAAAGATTTTTTTAAGAGATGA
- the ftsE gene encoding cell division ATP-binding protein FtsE, which translates to MITFQGVYKYYSGIAVLQNVSFNIEKGELVFITGASGAGKTTLLKLIFGSEFPDEGEIKVADFELTRIKQKDIPKLRRAVTFVFQDFRLRQDLTVFENVALPLRVIGENQRDIKIKVFDALKDVASRHKADSIVKTLSGGEQQKVAIARAIITEPQIILADEPTGNLDPEASEDVMNLFKRINNKGCTVVIATHNSELFKNSPYRVLTLKEGRIQ; encoded by the coding sequence ATGATAACCTTTCAAGGAGTTTATAAATATTACAGTGGTATCGCTGTTTTACAGAATGTTTCATTTAATATAGAAAAAGGAGAGCTCGTATTCATAACAGGTGCTTCTGGAGCAGGCAAAACAACTCTTTTAAAATTAATATTTGGAAGCGAATTCCCTGATGAAGGTGAAATAAAAGTAGCAGACTTTGAACTCACAAGGATAAAACAAAAAGATATCCCAAAATTAAGAAGAGCTGTGACCTTTGTTTTTCAGGATTTCAGATTAAGACAGGATTTAACAGTTTTTGAAAATGTGGCACTTCCTTTGAGAGTTATTGGAGAAAACCAGAGGGATATTAAAATAAAAGTTTTTGATGCCTTGAAAGATGTGGCTTCAAGACATAAAGCAGACAGTATTGTAAAAACTCTTTCTGGTGGAGAACAGCAAAAGGTTGCCATAGCAAGAGCCATTATTACAGAACCACAGATTATTCTTGCTGACGAGCCCACAGGAAATCTTGATCCAGAGGCATCAGAGGATGTAATGAACCTTTTTAAAAGAATAAATAATAAAGGATGCACTGTTGTTATAGCTACCCATAATTCAGAACTTTTTAAAAATTCTCCTTACAGAGTTTTAACCTTAAAAGAGGGAAGAATTCAATGA
- the bioA gene encoding adenosylmethionine--8-amino-7-oxononanoate transaminase, which yields MDKKTLIEWDKKYIWHPFTQMKQWLTEEPAIFIEGRDCFLKDIDGKWYLDGVSSLWVNIHGHRRAEIDEAVKAQIDKLAHSTLLGACNEPSIVLAKNLAEMLSNSLPWGEPLTKIFYSDNGSTAVEIALKIAYQYWINQGIKKKNTFVSLKEGYHGDTIGAVSVGGVELFHEVYKPLLSKSIQAPSPYCYRCELKLNFPSCGVACLSEMEKIIRQNHERVVAVIVEPLVQCAGGIIVWPPGYLKGLRELCNKYEVLLIADEVATGFGRTGRMFACEHEEVTPDIVCLSKGITNGYMPLAVTAVNEKIFNAFLGEIEERKTFYHGHSYTGNPLACAAAIASLEIFKKDRTLENLPPKIELLKNKLLEIAELSHVGDVRQKGMIAGIELVRDKKTREPFSWKEQTGWKVVKLARKYGVWLRPLGDVIVIMPPLVISEENLERLLEVVKDCIIRISSD from the coding sequence ATGGATAAAAAAACTCTCATTGAGTGGGATAAAAAATACATATGGCATCCTTTTACACAGATGAAGCAATGGCTTACTGAAGAGCCAGCAATATTTATTGAAGGCAGAGACTGCTTCTTAAAGGATATTGATGGAAAGTGGTATCTTGATGGAGTATCATCTCTCTGGGTAAACATTCACGGGCATAGAAGAGCTGAAATTGACGAGGCAGTCAAAGCACAGATTGACAAACTCGCGCACTCCACACTGCTTGGTGCATGTAATGAGCCAAGTATAGTGCTTGCAAAAAATCTTGCTGAAATGCTAAGCAACAGCCTTCCATGGGGTGAACCTCTTACAAAGATATTTTACTCTGACAATGGCTCAACAGCCGTTGAGATTGCTTTGAAAATTGCCTATCAATACTGGATTAATCAGGGCATAAAGAAAAAAAATACGTTTGTAAGTCTCAAGGAAGGCTATCATGGAGATACGATAGGAGCGGTAAGCGTTGGAGGAGTTGAGCTTTTTCATGAGGTTTACAAACCCTTGCTAAGCAAATCAATTCAAGCACCTTCACCTTACTGCTATCGCTGTGAATTAAAGTTAAACTTTCCATCCTGTGGAGTTGCTTGTCTTAGTGAAATGGAAAAAATAATAAGACAAAATCATGAAAGAGTTGTGGCTGTAATAGTTGAACCTCTTGTTCAGTGTGCTGGAGGCATAATTGTATGGCCCCCGGGATATTTAAAAGGGCTCAGAGAGCTCTGCAATAAATATGAAGTTCTTTTAATTGCCGATGAAGTAGCAACAGGCTTTGGAAGAACAGGCAGGATGTTTGCCTGTGAACATGAAGAGGTAACTCCTGATATAGTATGCCTTAGCAAAGGAATAACAAATGGTTACATGCCTCTGGCAGTTACTGCAGTAAACGAAAAAATCTTTAACGCTTTTTTAGGTGAAATTGAAGAAAGAAAAACATTTTATCACGGGCATTCCTATACAGGAAATCCCTTAGCCTGTGCAGCAGCCATTGCAAGTCTTGAGATATTCAAAAAAGACAGAACATTGGAGAATCTTCCACCGAAAATTGAATTACTGAAAAATAAGCTTTTAGAGATAGCAGAGCTTTCCCATGTAGGAGATGTAAGACAAAAAGGAATGATTGCAGGGATAGAACTTGTAAGGGATAAAAAAACAAGAGAGCCTTTTTCATGGAAAGAGCAGACTGGCTGGAAAGTGGTCAAATTAGCAAGAAAATACGGAGTGTGGCTCAGACCTCTTGGTGATGTTATAGTAATCATGCCTCCACTTGTTATTTCAGAGGAAAATCTTGAAAGGTTGCTTGAGGTAGTCAAAGATTGTATAATAAGGATTAGTTCAGATTAA
- a CDS encoding permease-like cell division protein FtsX, with the protein MKMHVQSAIKGLWFNRWSTLLAIVSIGICFFILTGVFLLLYNLEIFTKKLSEKAAIVIYLKDNTTEAETSSIISELKKMGVFSRIQYISKDEALKEMRNLIDSQLIELIGYNPLSDTVEAFIKEENLQNINEITKRIKALQMVDDVYYPAKIITGLKTVRVTLRNLAVVVAFLISIAILFIIYATVKSFYWKKTEEVEILKLLGATPSYIRLPFLIEGGILGLGGSLFAVVLMILIYFSLQSKEISAYMPAITQIAFPFETFYTLPVFGIVFGMLSSFFALGRIKYQ; encoded by the coding sequence ATGAAGATGCATGTTCAATCAGCAATTAAAGGATTGTGGTTTAACAGATGGTCAACTTTACTGGCGATAGTCAGTATCGGTATATGTTTTTTTATTTTAACTGGAGTATTTTTGCTTTTGTACAATCTTGAGATATTTACAAAAAAACTTTCTGAAAAAGCTGCTATAGTTATATATCTAAAGGACAATACAACTGAGGCTGAAACTTCTTCCATAATTTCTGAGCTTAAAAAAATGGGAGTTTTTTCCAGGATTCAGTATATCTCAAAGGATGAAGCTTTAAAAGAAATGAGAAACCTTATTGATTCTCAACTTATAGAACTTATTGGATACAATCCTCTTTCCGACACAGTAGAGGCTTTTATAAAAGAAGAAAATCTTCAGAATATTAACGAAATAACGAAAAGGATAAAAGCATTGCAGATGGTTGACGATGTTTATTATCCAGCTAAAATCATAACGGGATTGAAAACAGTAAGAGTAACTTTGCGCAATCTTGCTGTAGTTGTTGCTTTTCTTATTTCAATTGCAATCTTATTCATAATTTATGCCACTGTCAAGAGTTTTTACTGGAAGAAAACTGAGGAAGTAGAAATTCTGAAACTTCTTGGAGCAACTCCATCCTATATAAGGCTTCCTTTTTTAATTGAAGGAGGAATTCTGGGGCTTGGAGGAAGTCTTTTTGCAGTTGTTTTAATGATTTTAATATACTTTTCTTTGCAATCAAAGGAGATTTCAGCGTATATGCCAGCAATTACACAGATTGCTTTTCCCTTTGAAACTTTTTATACATTGCCAGTTTTTGGTATAGTTTTTGGAATGCTTTCTTCCTTTTTTGCACTTGGCAGAATAAAATATCAATGA